In bacterium, a genomic segment contains:
- the fmt gene encoding methionyl-tRNA formyltransferase — protein sequence MGTPGFAVPSLAALADVADVSLVLCNPDRPAGRGRSMGSPAVKAEAARRGIPVFQPEKARHPEAVARIAAEAPDLIVVVAYGHILPKSILEIPPIGCINVHASLLPKYRGAAPINWAVARGETVTGITIMRMDEGMDTGPVLHVREMPIDVEDTAETMFSRLSILGAEALREAFRKMREGTLHETPQDATLATYAPMLKKEHGRIDWSRPSMEVRNLVRGMTPWPSAFALHAGKTLKVLSPVVSAVAGTPGVPGEVVALGRDGISVACGEGVLRLLVVQPEGGKAMDAWAYAQGRRVAVGERLS from the coding sequence ATGGGGACGCCGGGGTTCGCCGTCCCTTCCCTCGCCGCCCTCGCGGACGTAGCGGACGTGTCCCTCGTCCTGTGCAACCCGGACCGGCCCGCGGGGCGCGGACGGTCGATGGGATCGCCCGCGGTCAAGGCGGAGGCGGCGCGGCGCGGGATCCCGGTCTTCCAACCGGAAAAGGCGCGCCATCCGGAGGCCGTCGCCCGGATCGCGGCCGAGGCGCCCGACCTGATCGTCGTCGTGGCGTACGGCCACATCCTTCCGAAATCGATCCTCGAAATTCCCCCTATCGGGTGCATCAACGTCCACGCCTCCCTCCTCCCGAAGTACCGGGGCGCGGCCCCGATCAACTGGGCGGTGGCGCGGGGGGAAACGGTTACGGGGATCACGATCATGCGGATGGACGAGGGGATGGACACGGGACCCGTGCTGCACGTGCGGGAGATGCCGATCGACGTGGAGGACACCGCGGAGACGATGTTCTCGAGACTGTCGATCCTCGGGGCCGAGGCGTTGCGCGAGGCGTTTCGGAAGATGAGGGAGGGGACGCTCCACGAGACGCCGCAGGACGCCACCCTTGCCACGTACGCCCCGATGTTGAAGAAGGAGCACGGCCGGATCGATTGGAGCCGTCCGTCGATGGAGGTCCGCAACCTGGTCCGCGGGATGACGCCGTGGCCCTCCGCGTTCGCGCTGCACGCGGGAAAGACGCTGAAGGTCCTCTCCCCGGTCGTCTCCGCGGTCGCCGGCACGCCGGGGGTGCCCGGCGAGGTGGTGGCCCTCGGGCGCGACGGGATCTCGGTCGCCTGCGGGGAAGGGGTCCTCCGGCTTCTCGTCGTGCAGCCCGAGGGGGGAAAGGCGATGGACGCGTGGGCGTACGCCCAGGGGCGGCGGGTGGCGGTGGGGGAACGGCTATCGTAA
- the def gene encoding peptide deformylase: MRREILVYPDPFLARKAVPVPVVDDRIRALIRDMFETMYAAEGIGLAATQVGVGKRVVVLDVSPVDETIAPVAVVNPEIVARDGSATAVEGCLSVPGVQGEVCRAETVEVRGMDEQGTPLRIRAAGILSRALQHEIDHLDGVLFIDRLSSTPAASAK; this comes from the coding sequence ATGCGTAGGGAGATCCTCGTCTACCCCGATCCGTTCCTCGCGCGGAAGGCGGTTCCCGTGCCGGTGGTGGACGACCGGATCCGCGCCCTCATCCGGGACATGTTCGAGACGATGTACGCCGCCGAGGGGATCGGGCTCGCCGCGACCCAGGTGGGCGTGGGGAAGCGGGTCGTCGTCCTCGATGTCTCCCCCGTGGACGAGACGATCGCCCCCGTGGCCGTCGTCAACCCCGAGATCGTCGCGCGGGACGGATCGGCCACGGCCGTCGAGGGGTGCCTGAGCGTCCCCGGGGTACAGGGCGAGGTGTGCCGTGCCGAGACCGTCGAGGTGCGGGGCATGGACGAGCAGGGAACGCCGCTTCGGATACGCGCGGCCGGGATCCTCTCCCGCGCGCTGCAGCACGAGATCGACCATCTCGACGGGGTCCTCTTCATCGATCGTCTTTCCTCCACCCCGGCGGCCTCCGCGAAGTGA
- a CDS encoding NAD-binding protein: MLLFAAFILLCVLTYSNLEGIRWQDALFWIFHPHAIHYDKVRDATKIFSLLVYVGVFAFQIWVAERILVTIFRKQGREAWKLMINDANLEKIRDHFIICGYGQVGRTVVDQLARLNIPFVLVETNEGLYHQLLQEGMPVVHGDAKRHDTLQRAGIGRARGICVVIDNDADNLYVTVTAKAINPKLRIITRAGQQRYAQAMRNSGADEVIIPEHEGGLMVGRMIEKYSIG; the protein is encoded by the coding sequence GTGCTGCTGTTCGCCGCCTTCATCCTCCTCTGCGTGCTGACCTACTCGAACCTGGAAGGGATCAGGTGGCAGGACGCCCTCTTCTGGATCTTCCACCCCCACGCGATCCATTACGACAAGGTCAGGGATGCCACGAAGATCTTCTCCCTGCTGGTCTACGTAGGGGTTTTCGCATTCCAGATCTGGGTCGCGGAGCGGATTCTCGTCACCATTTTCCGGAAGCAGGGAAGGGAGGCGTGGAAACTGATGATCAACGATGCGAACCTCGAAAAGATCCGGGATCACTTCATCATTTGCGGATACGGGCAGGTGGGTCGAACCGTCGTGGACCAGCTCGCTCGCCTGAACATCCCCTTTGTCCTCGTCGAAACGAACGAGGGGCTTTACCACCAGCTGCTGCAGGAGGGGATGCCCGTCGTCCATGGGGACGCCAAGCGCCACGACACGTTGCAGAGGGCGGGGATCGGGAGGGCGCGCGGCATCTGCGTCGTGATCGACAACGATGCGGACAACCTTTATGTCACGGTGACGGCGAAAGCGATCAACCCGAAACTGAGGATCATCACCCGGGCGGGCCAGCAGCGGTACGCCCAGGCGATGCGGAATTCCGGTGCGGACGAGGTGATCATCCCCGAGCACGAGGGCGGCTTGATGGTGGGGAGAATGATCGAGAAATACTCCATCGGATGA
- a CDS encoding UbiX family flavin prenyltransferase, with protein MKVLLGISGASGAAYGVRTLSLLLARGADPHVLVTKEAWGILASEVWDGKLPGGMDARRKGLARLSSSDRPFRLYAEDDFGIPFASGSNAPDAMIVAPCSMGTLGRIAHGVSSSVLTRCADVVLKERKPLVLVARETPLSVIHLENMLTLARAGAHILPACPGFYHRPETVSGLVDFVVSRALSCIGVDAGVLPRWGEGKEE; from the coding sequence ATGAAGGTTCTTCTCGGCATCTCGGGCGCCAGCGGCGCGGCGTACGGCGTCCGCACCCTCTCCCTGCTCCTTGCGCGCGGCGCGGACCCGCACGTTCTGGTCACGAAGGAGGCGTGGGGGATCCTCGCCTCGGAGGTCTGGGACGGCAAGCTCCCCGGCGGCATGGACGCGCGGAGGAAGGGGCTCGCGCGCCTCTCCTCCTCCGACCGGCCGTTCCGCCTGTACGCCGAGGACGATTTCGGGATCCCGTTCGCCTCCGGCTCGAACGCGCCCGACGCGATGATCGTCGCCCCCTGTTCCATGGGGACCCTCGGGCGGATCGCCCACGGGGTGTCGTCGTCGGTGCTGACCCGGTGCGCCGACGTGGTCCTCAAGGAGCGCAAGCCGCTGGTTCTCGTGGCCCGTGAGACGCCGTTGTCCGTCATCCATCTCGAGAACATGCTGACGCTGGCCCGGGCGGGGGCGCATATCCTCCCCGCGTGCCCGGGGTTCTACCATCGCCCGGAGACGGTCTCCGGCCTCGTCGATTTCGTCGTGTCCCGGGCGCTCTCCTGCATCGGCGTCGACGCCGGGGTCCTTCCTCGATGGGGAGAGGGAAAGGAGGAGTGA
- a CDS encoding GAF domain-containing protein has translation MSVLSVLAAALRGGKRHPGTTKEVSLAAALTSGLYEVSQAMSAPAGDVQHSLDLITSAASSILRVERCVLLLPEPGVEHLVVRSMAGIPRGRQFEKYRQEIYKMVVHPVLSSGTGLIVSEGRPGTDRALLRLMRRLEIKGLLAAPVKSPTAAIGIMGAATPLDGRDLQDGDLKLLSVLANFAAIALENAALIGHLDKKARKLTAIFEISKALNEQSDPAVLFQLIVDRATELMGASSGSVIRMDPDSGTLFIEAERGLGPEVKDAMRLRVGEGITGWVAREGEPLLVPDVRKDPRYVQANPAVMSEMAVPVKWGSEVMGVINLDHHQVEGFAEEDLELLTAFGNAAAVALRNANALCGWPRKAAPGKE, from the coding sequence ATGAGCGTCCTCTCCGTCCTCGCCGCCGCCCTGCGCGGGGGGAAAAGGCACCCTGGCACCACGAAGGAGGTGTCGCTGGCCGCCGCCCTGACCTCCGGCCTGTACGAGGTGTCGCAGGCGATGAGCGCGCCGGCGGGGGACGTCCAGCACAGCCTCGACCTCATCACCTCCGCCGCCTCGTCGATCCTTCGCGTCGAGCGGTGCGTACTTCTCCTTCCGGAGCCCGGGGTGGAGCACCTGGTCGTCCGGTCGATGGCGGGGATCCCGCGGGGGCGGCAGTTCGAGAAGTACCGGCAGGAGATCTACAAGATGGTGGTCCATCCGGTCCTCTCCTCCGGGACGGGATTGATCGTCTCCGAGGGGCGGCCGGGGACGGATCGCGCCCTCCTGCGGCTGATGCGCCGCCTGGAAATAAAAGGGTTGCTCGCCGCGCCGGTGAAGAGTCCGACGGCCGCGATCGGGATCATGGGCGCGGCGACGCCGCTGGACGGGAGGGATCTGCAGGACGGGGACCTGAAGCTCCTCTCGGTCCTGGCGAACTTCGCGGCGATCGCCCTGGAGAACGCGGCGCTGATCGGGCACCTCGACAAGAAAGCGCGCAAACTGACCGCGATCTTCGAGATCAGCAAGGCGTTGAACGAGCAGAGCGACCCGGCCGTCCTGTTCCAGCTGATCGTCGACCGCGCGACGGAGCTGATGGGCGCCTCTTCCGGGTCGGTCATCCGGATGGATCCCGATTCGGGGACGCTCTTCATCGAGGCGGAGCGGGGCCTGGGCCCCGAGGTGAAGGACGCGATGCGGCTTCGCGTCGGGGAGGGGATCACCGGGTGGGTGGCGCGGGAAGGGGAGCCGCTGCTCGTTCCCGACGTGCGGAAGGATCCCCGCTACGTCCAGGCGAATCCCGCGGTGATGTCCGAGATGGCGGTGCCGGTGAAATGGGGATCCGAGGTGATGGGGGTCATCAACCTCGACCATCACCAGGTGGAAGGATTCGCCGAGGAGGATCTCGAGCTGCTCACGGCGTTCGGCAACGCGGCGGCGGTCGCGCTGCGCAACGCGAACGCCCTCTGCGGATGGCCGCGGAAGGCGGCCCCCGGGAAAGAATGA
- a CDS encoding response regulator: MKKVLVVDDEESIRELYRADLTDEGYEVVLAVDGRQALVLLESFLPNLVTLDIKLPDIDGIEVLRRIREKNATIPVVLLTAFGEFRQDFNTWASDAYIVKSHDTTELKDTVRRLLGEG; encoded by the coding sequence ATGAAGAAGGTCCTTGTAGTGGACGACGAGGAGAGCATCCGCGAGTTATACCGGGCGGATCTCACCGACGAAGGGTACGAGGTGGTGCTGGCCGTGGACGGGCGGCAGGCGCTCGTCCTCCTAGAATCCTTTCTTCCGAACCTTGTGACGCTCGACATCAAGCTGCCGGACATCGACGGGATCGAGGTCCTCCGCCGGATCCGGGAGAAGAACGCGACGATCCCCGTCGTCCTGCTCACCGCCTTCGGCGAGTTCCGCCAGGACTTCAACACGTGGGCCTCCGACGCCTACATCGTGAAGTCCCACGACACGACGGAATTGAAGGATACCGTCCGCCGGCTGCTGGGGGAGGGATGA
- the rpe gene encoding ribulose-phosphate 3-epimerase: protein MEYYIAPSLLSADFGRLAEEVRAVEKAGADLLHVDVMDGRFVPNITIGPPVVAAIRRAGTAPLDVHLMIVEPERYVDDFAKAGADIITVHAEATPHLQRVVARIRELGKKAGVALNPSTSLSAVEWVLTDVDMVLLMSVNPGFGGQAFLPSTLGKIELLRSQLTRAGLDVDIQVDGGIKADNVGEAAAAGANVIVSGSGIFGTPEYGKTIALMKRNIRKAVGEPA from the coding sequence ATGGAGTATTACATCGCGCCGTCGCTCCTGTCGGCGGACTTCGGGCGGCTGGCCGAGGAGGTCCGGGCGGTGGAGAAGGCGGGCGCCGACCTGCTCCACGTCGACGTGATGGACGGCCGCTTCGTGCCCAACATCACCATCGGCCCGCCGGTCGTGGCGGCGATCCGGCGAGCGGGCACCGCGCCCCTCGATGTCCACCTGATGATCGTGGAGCCGGAGCGGTACGTCGACGACTTCGCGAAAGCGGGCGCCGACATCATCACCGTCCACGCCGAGGCGACCCCCCACCTCCAGCGCGTCGTCGCGCGCATCCGCGAGCTCGGGAAGAAGGCGGGCGTCGCCCTCAATCCCTCCACGTCGCTCTCCGCCGTGGAGTGGGTCCTGACCGACGTGGACATGGTCCTCCTGATGAGCGTCAACCCCGGATTCGGCGGCCAGGCGTTCCTGCCGTCCACGCTCGGGAAGATCGAGCTCCTCCGCTCCCAGCTCACCCGCGCGGGCCTCGACGTCGACATCCAGGTCGACGGCGGGATCAAGGCGGACAACGTCGGCGAGGCCGCCGCCGCCGGGGCGAACGTGATCGTCTCCGGATCGGGGATCTTCGGGACCCCCGAGTACGGGAAGACGATCGCCCTGATGAAACGAAATATCCGGAAGGCCGTCGGCGAACCGGCCTAG
- a CDS encoding GGDEF domain-containing protein, with product MTPAHGTVLVARPLWPVLGRVGDLLSRRGYSVETAGFWSALLGEPGRRAGLAAILLGEYGSVAEEEGILRRFRGVPGPGVPVLLIGGQSAIRRTRRFREAGADMVFAADLAEEEILDRAQPLLVYGEMYREAVLAVRELSDLAMRDGLTGLPDRRRFSLDLDRCAETARRIGRPLSCIVCDIDDLRRVNETHGPGVGDGVLRQFGGVLSRVKRSYDAVARLGGDEFGWLLLGVGRDEALRAAERAQQAVAGCVFNGTREPVRVTATFGVASLSPGREWSAEALVENADRALYWGKESGKNMVRFYPPGKEVADA from the coding sequence ATGACCCCCGCGCACGGAACGGTCCTCGTCGCCCGTCCATTGTGGCCCGTCCTCGGGCGCGTCGGGGACCTGTTGTCCCGCCGCGGCTACTCGGTGGAGACGGCCGGTTTCTGGAGCGCGCTCCTCGGGGAGCCGGGAAGGCGGGCGGGGCTCGCGGCGATCCTGCTGGGCGAGTACGGAAGCGTCGCGGAGGAGGAGGGGATCCTGCGCCGGTTCCGGGGCGTCCCCGGCCCCGGGGTTCCCGTGCTCCTTATCGGAGGACAGAGCGCGATCCGGCGGACGCGCCGGTTCCGCGAGGCGGGGGCGGACATGGTCTTCGCCGCGGACCTTGCGGAAGAGGAGATCCTCGACCGCGCCCAGCCGCTTCTCGTGTACGGGGAGATGTACCGGGAAGCCGTCCTCGCCGTCCGGGAGCTTTCGGACCTGGCGATGCGGGACGGGCTGACCGGGTTGCCCGACCGGCGACGTTTCTCGCTCGATCTCGACCGGTGCGCCGAGACGGCGCGCCGCATCGGGCGGCCCCTCTCCTGCATCGTATGCGATATCGATGACCTCCGGCGCGTCAACGAGACGCACGGGCCGGGGGTGGGGGACGGGGTGCTCCGGCAATTCGGTGGCGTCCTGAGCCGGGTGAAGAGGAGCTACGACGCGGTGGCGCGCCTGGGAGGGGACGAGTTCGGCTGGCTCCTTCTTGGCGTCGGCCGCGACGAGGCGTTGCGGGCCGCGGAAAGGGCCCAGCAGGCGGTTGCAGGGTGCGTCTTCAACGGAACCCGCGAGCCGGTCCGCGTGACCGCGACGTTCGGCGTGGCGTCTCTCTCCCCGGGGAGGGAGTGGAGCGCGGAAGCGCTCGTGGAAAACGCCGACCGGGCCCTGTACTGGGGGAAGGAGAGCGGGAAAAACATGGTTCGGTTCTACCCGCCGGGGAAGGAGGTCGCCGATGCGTAG
- the ubiA gene encoding putative 4-hydroxybenzoate polyprenyltransferase, which produces MAVGGVHARVARGHRDARGDHRSRHPPVEGVRLLSILRRIGVYLEMVKVAHTVFALPFALTGMFLAAREVGARNALPPVRTVFYIVLAMVGARTAAMGFNRLVDAEIDARNPRTRGRAIPSGLVSRPMARVFILMSVALLTLSAAKLNALCLRLTPVLLLLLFSYSYMKRYTWASHLLLGACLGAAPLAAWIAVTGSADARVLWICLAVLFWVGGFDVLYALQDIDFDRREGLHSIPRFLGVGPSLWVARAFHLAMAGFLLVGYHVFGLGGWYLAGLALCAAVLGYEHAIVRKDDLSRLNMAFFNLNGVVSIAFCLFTYLDLVLRGRP; this is translated from the coding sequence ATGGCCGTCGGAGGGGTTCACGCGCGAGTGGCCCGGGGACATCGCGATGCCCGGGGAGATCACCGATCTCGTCACCCGCCGGTGGAAGGAGTACGGCTTCTGAGCATCCTCCGCCGCATCGGCGTCTACCTCGAGATGGTCAAGGTGGCGCACACCGTCTTCGCGCTCCCCTTCGCCCTGACCGGGATGTTCCTCGCGGCCCGGGAGGTCGGCGCGCGGAACGCTCTCCCCCCGGTCCGGACCGTCTTCTACATCGTCCTCGCGATGGTCGGCGCGCGCACTGCCGCCATGGGATTCAACCGGCTGGTGGACGCGGAGATCGACGCGAGGAATCCCCGGACGAGGGGACGCGCGATCCCCTCGGGGCTGGTCAGCCGCCCGATGGCGCGCGTCTTCATCCTGATGTCCGTGGCGCTGCTCACACTTTCCGCCGCGAAGCTCAACGCGCTCTGCCTCCGGCTCACTCCCGTCCTGCTCCTGCTCCTCTTCTCCTACTCGTACATGAAACGATACACGTGGGCGTCCCACCTCCTGCTCGGCGCATGCCTGGGGGCCGCGCCGCTGGCGGCGTGGATCGCCGTGACGGGGAGTGCGGACGCCCGGGTGCTCTGGATCTGCCTCGCCGTCCTGTTCTGGGTGGGCGGGTTCGACGTCCTCTACGCGCTGCAGGACATCGACTTCGACCGGCGGGAGGGCCTCCACTCGATCCCCCGGTTCCTCGGGGTGGGCCCATCGCTGTGGGTCGCCCGGGCGTTCCACCTGGCGATGGCGGGCTTCCTCCTGGTGGGGTATCATGTGTTCGGACTCGGCGGGTGGTATCTGGCGGGGCTCGCCCTGTGCGCGGCCGTGCTGGGGTACGAGCACGCGATCGTACGGAAGGACGACCTTTCGCGGCTGAACATGGCGTTCTTCAACCTGAACGGGGTCGTGAGCATCGCGTTCTGCCTGTTCACCTACCTCGACCTGGTGTTGCGGGGCCGCCCATGA
- a CDS encoding sulfite exporter TauE/SafE family protein has protein sequence MPLSFLGFLAIGAFTGAVSGMFGIGGGIFVIPAMVWLYGFDQKLATGTSLGMLLPPIGIAAFWQYYKADLVNVPAVLLLVAGFLAGSYLSAGYAIGLPEILVKRAFGGLMIVMGVIYILTAR, from the coding sequence TTGCCCCTCTCCTTCCTCGGTTTTCTCGCGATCGGCGCGTTCACCGGCGCCGTGTCCGGCATGTTCGGGATCGGCGGCGGGATCTTCGTCATCCCTGCGATGGTCTGGCTCTACGGGTTCGACCAGAAGTTGGCGACCGGGACGTCGCTGGGGATGCTTCTCCCCCCGATCGGCATCGCCGCCTTCTGGCAATATTACAAGGCGGACCTGGTGAACGTCCCGGCCGTGCTCCTGCTGGTCGCCGGGTTCCTGGCCGGTTCGTACCTGTCCGCCGGGTACGCGATCGGGCTTCCGGAGATCCTGGTGAAGCGGGCCTTCGGGGGACTGATGATCGTGATGGGGGTGATCTACATATTGACGGCGCGGTAG
- the rsmB gene encoding 16S rRNA (cytosine(967)-C(5))-methyltransferase RsmB gives MGVRPGAAGGGGGTAIVRDAAISVLARVDRDEAFADIVLDRALRETVFPDPRDRGLVTELVMGTLRRRGTIDFALLPFLSRPLEQTDAYVRNALRVGAYQLFYTRIPDRAALNETVAAVKAARGGGAGGFVNAVLRAIVRAGKVPVLPAEGDPRRFPAEGSAPRDLIDAFAASLGEADTREYLAACLEKPPFAVRSNPFRVATDALARRFTDEGRDPVPCRFAQGGFVLGKPVPVFSDPAFLEGAYLVMDEGAQLISPLLCPEPGERILDACAAPGGKTTHLSSLAGGKAEILAADVSALRLRMLREVVTRTGAPGIRTALHDLSRAPLTPSSGLFDKVLVDAPCTGMGVIRRNPDAKWRFRPDGPRRMARVQAAILRNAWEAVRRGGLLLYCTCSPLKEENEEVVRAFLAERPEAGVAPRPGGWPGPADAWTADGSLRLYPHRHGTDAFFAALLRKSPE, from the coding sequence GTGGGCGTACGCCCAGGGGCGGCGGGTGGCGGTGGGGGAACGGCTATCGTAAGGGACGCGGCGATCTCGGTCCTGGCCCGGGTCGACCGCGACGAGGCCTTCGCCGACATCGTGCTCGACCGCGCGCTCCGCGAGACGGTTTTTCCCGATCCCCGAGACCGGGGGCTCGTGACCGAGCTCGTGATGGGAACCTTGCGACGGCGCGGCACGATCGATTTCGCACTCCTGCCGTTCCTCTCCCGCCCGCTCGAGCAGACCGACGCGTACGTCCGGAACGCCCTCCGGGTGGGGGCGTACCAGCTCTTCTACACCCGCATCCCGGACCGCGCGGCGCTGAACGAAACGGTGGCGGCCGTCAAGGCGGCGCGGGGCGGCGGCGCGGGCGGGTTCGTCAACGCGGTCCTGCGCGCGATCGTCCGCGCGGGGAAGGTTCCCGTCCTCCCCGCGGAGGGGGACCCCCGCCGGTTTCCCGCGGAGGGGTCGGCTCCGCGTGATCTGATCGACGCCTTCGCGGCGTCGCTCGGGGAGGCGGATACGCGGGAATACCTCGCCGCGTGCCTCGAGAAACCGCCCTTCGCGGTGCGCTCCAACCCGTTCCGCGTCGCCACGGACGCCTTGGCGAGGCGATTCACCGACGAAGGCAGAGACCCCGTCCCCTGCCGGTTCGCGCAGGGCGGGTTCGTCCTCGGGAAGCCCGTCCCGGTCTTCTCCGACCCCGCGTTCCTCGAAGGGGCGTATCTCGTGATGGACGAAGGGGCGCAGCTGATTTCCCCGCTGCTTTGTCCGGAGCCGGGCGAACGGATCCTGGATGCCTGCGCCGCGCCGGGCGGGAAGACGACGCACCTGTCCTCCCTCGCCGGGGGGAAGGCGGAGATCCTCGCCGCGGACGTCTCCGCCCTTCGGCTCCGCATGCTGCGCGAGGTCGTGACGCGGACCGGGGCGCCGGGGATCCGTACGGCCCTCCACGACCTTTCCAGGGCGCCGCTTACGCCTTCCTCCGGTCTCTTCGACAAGGTCCTGGTGGACGCGCCGTGCACGGGGATGGGGGTGATCCGCCGGAACCCGGACGCCAAGTGGCGGTTCCGGCCGGACGGGCCGCGTCGGATGGCGCGGGTCCAGGCGGCGATCCTCCGGAACGCGTGGGAGGCCGTGCGCCGTGGCGGGCTCCTGCTCTACTGCACCTGTTCGCCGCTGAAGGAGGAGAACGAGGAGGTGGTCCGGGCGTTCCTCGCGGAGCGCCCGGAGGCGGGCGTGGCGCCCCGCCCCGGCGGATGGCCGGGTCCCGCGGACGCGTGGACGGCGGACGGATCCCTGCGCCTGTACCCCCACCGGCACGGCACCGACGCCTTCTTCGCCGCGCTCCTGCGCAAATCCCCAGAATAG